The following are from one region of the Marinomonas sp. CT5 genome:
- a CDS encoding HNH endonuclease signature motif containing protein, whose protein sequence is MKGVWIKYTEQELAWVKTHCTLPISELHQQFCETFSRTDVEAKNLAALRKRKGWLTGRTGCFEKGNRSWNAGMKGYNPGGRSVETRFKKGNMPKTHKPVGSERIDRKDGYVMVKTAEPRTWRLKHIVEWEKVHGKVPKGHKLWFIDNDRTNCDPSNLKLVTEAENAVVNIMGLGKAHPEAKDTVQLLAQIKIASTKRKNEKLV, encoded by the coding sequence ATGAAAGGTGTATGGATCAAATACACAGAGCAAGAGCTGGCTTGGGTTAAAACGCATTGCACACTGCCTATTTCCGAACTTCACCAGCAATTTTGCGAAACATTCAGCCGCACCGATGTTGAAGCAAAAAACCTTGCCGCGCTGCGTAAAAGGAAGGGCTGGTTAACAGGTCGCACAGGTTGCTTTGAAAAGGGTAACCGCTCTTGGAACGCCGGAATGAAAGGCTACAACCCGGGCGGCCGATCAGTCGAAACCCGCTTTAAAAAAGGCAACATGCCAAAAACACATAAGCCTGTCGGCTCAGAGCGAATAGACAGAAAAGATGGTTACGTGATGGTAAAGACAGCAGAGCCAAGAACCTGGCGATTAAAGCACATCGTCGAATGGGAAAAAGTACACGGCAAAGTGCCAAAGGGTCACAAACTTTGGTTCATCGACAACGATCGCACCAACTGCGACCCAAGCAACCTGAAGTTAGTCACCGAAGCCGAAAACGCAGTAGTCAACATCATGGGGCTTGGCAAAGCGCACCCGGAAGCCAAAGACACCGTGCAACTGTTAGCGCAAATAAAAATCGCCAGCACTAAACGCAAAAATGAAAAATTAGTATAA
- a CDS encoding tyrosine-type recombinase/integrase: MSPRKPNRLARNLKVMRNPSGTYYYYKMPDGKMESLGKDIPESVAIDAATALNIALADQESLVNRIARRAEELRNYNPSNPPMSQVLDEFKHSVLLAALEAKKQSKNTVDIKLSKLDEYMGLWSKMRVQDVRTFDLNNLLKTKTPHAQQKHVPLIRDIFRYAINAGYCDINPAEQLKAKEPEARKRHRHTFDSYMEIYKIAPPWLKRAMDIALYSLQRRSDLVDIQIARDIDIKTRSIKILQRKTRNYKTPVHINIAMGEPLWNAVNDAITSTTHCPYLIHCRPLRMDRRDRDAKPHPFAVLPDYLTKKFREWRDKSGAYNHLPQNERPSFHDIRALGIMLYFKAGYPKEYIMALAGHATEDMTNHYIDGHEQKEALQVAAGLDISKIDMKNINWKDQRIPRELAKLIDEEES, encoded by the coding sequence ATGAGCCCAAGAAAGCCCAACAGACTCGCGCGCAACTTAAAAGTAATGCGCAACCCAAGCGGGACCTATTACTACTACAAAATGCCAGACGGCAAAATGGAGTCGTTGGGCAAAGACATTCCTGAGTCAGTCGCCATCGATGCAGCGACCGCGCTTAATATCGCACTGGCGGATCAAGAATCCTTAGTAAATCGAATTGCTCGTCGCGCGGAAGAGCTGCGCAACTACAACCCAAGCAATCCGCCCATGTCGCAAGTGTTGGACGAGTTTAAACACTCTGTTTTATTAGCAGCATTAGAAGCGAAAAAACAAAGCAAAAACACGGTAGACATTAAGCTCAGCAAACTAGATGAATACATGGGGCTGTGGTCGAAAATGCGAGTGCAGGACGTACGCACGTTTGATCTAAACAACTTGCTCAAAACCAAGACGCCACACGCCCAACAAAAACACGTCCCGCTAATACGCGACATATTTCGCTATGCGATCAACGCAGGATATTGCGACATTAACCCAGCCGAACAGCTAAAAGCAAAAGAGCCAGAAGCTCGCAAGCGCCACCGCCACACATTCGACAGCTATATGGAGATTTACAAAATTGCGCCGCCCTGGCTAAAACGCGCCATGGATATTGCTTTATATAGCCTGCAGCGCCGTAGTGACTTGGTAGACATTCAAATTGCTCGTGACATCGACATAAAAACGCGATCAATCAAGATACTGCAGCGCAAAACACGCAACTACAAAACACCGGTACACATTAACATCGCAATGGGCGAGCCGCTGTGGAACGCTGTAAACGACGCCATCACCAGCACAACACACTGCCCTTACCTAATCCATTGCAGACCGCTAAGAATGGACAGGCGCGACCGAGACGCCAAACCACACCCATTCGCAGTGCTGCCCGACTACTTAACGAAAAAGTTCAGAGAATGGCGTGATAAAAGCGGGGCATACAACCACCTGCCGCAGAACGAACGGCCATCGTTCCACGACATCCGCGCGCTCGGCATCATGCTCTACTTCAAAGCCGGTTACCCGAAAGAATACATCATGGCACTGGCTGGCCACGCCACCGAAGACATGACCAATCACTACATAGACGGCCACGAACAAAAAGAAGCCCTACAAGTAGCCGCCGGACTCGACATCAGCAAAATAGACATGAAAAACATAAACTGGAAAGACCAGCGAATACCGCGAGAACTCGCCAAACTAATCGACGAAGAAGAGAGCTGA
- the uvrB gene encoding excinuclease ABC subunit UvrB, producing the protein MSQEFQVVSSYSPAGDQPKAIEKLVRGVESGLAHQTLLGVTGSGKTYTIANVVSQVKRPTIVMAHNKTLAAQLYGEFKEFFPHNAVEYFVSYYDYYQPEAYVAASDTFIEKDASVNEHIEQMRLSATKALLEREDVIIVATVSAIYGLGDPQSYLKMMLHLDRGDRIDQRAVLRRLAELQYSRNDLVLERGNFRVRGDVIEVFPADSEDTAIRIELFDDEVEALSMIDPLTNKTIRKVPRVTIYPKTHYVTPKETVQAAIERIKVELDQRLEQLKSLNKLVEMQRLDQRTRYDLEMMQELGYCNGIENYSRYLSGREEGSPPPTLFDYLPDNALLVIDESHVTVSQIGAMYKGDRSRKENLVEYGFRLPSALDNRPMRFEEWEQIKPQTIFVSATPGKYEEEHQDWVVEQIVRPTGLIDPILEVRPVVTQVDDLLSEINLRLPLGERVLVTTLTKRMAEDLSDYLSDHGIRVRYLHSDIDTVERVEIIRDLRLGEFDVLVGINLLREGLDIPEVSLVAILDADKEGFLRSEKSLIQTIGRAARNVNGKAILYADRITGSMERAIGETERRREKQQAYNEEHGITPTGITKSVEDIMEGAYNPGAGKRGNKTKKVAETAKDYQVESMEDVAQVRKAMIQLQKEMMQASEELKFELAAGYRDQIRQLQKKLKEVGES; encoded by the coding sequence GTGTCGCAAGAGTTTCAGGTTGTTTCATCTTATTCACCCGCAGGCGATCAGCCTAAAGCCATCGAAAAACTTGTTCGCGGTGTCGAATCAGGCTTAGCTCATCAAACGCTACTCGGGGTAACGGGCTCAGGCAAAACGTATACTATTGCGAATGTGGTTTCCCAAGTGAAGCGCCCAACTATTGTTATGGCGCATAATAAGACCTTGGCAGCCCAGCTTTACGGCGAATTTAAAGAGTTCTTTCCTCACAATGCCGTCGAATATTTTGTTTCTTATTACGATTATTATCAGCCAGAAGCCTATGTGGCTGCGTCGGATACCTTTATTGAGAAAGACGCGTCAGTAAACGAACATATAGAGCAAATGCGTCTATCGGCAACAAAAGCCTTGTTAGAACGCGAAGACGTTATTATTGTCGCGACGGTTTCCGCCATTTATGGCTTGGGCGATCCACAATCCTATTTAAAAATGATGCTGCACCTTGATCGCGGTGATCGTATTGATCAGCGCGCTGTGCTGCGTCGTTTAGCAGAGCTGCAATACAGCCGAAATGACTTGGTGCTTGAGCGCGGTAATTTCCGTGTTCGAGGGGATGTGATTGAGGTGTTTCCTGCGGACTCTGAAGATACTGCGATTCGTATTGAGTTATTCGATGACGAAGTCGAAGCCTTGTCGATGATTGATCCCTTGACCAACAAAACCATTCGCAAAGTGCCTCGCGTTACCATCTATCCGAAAACCCACTATGTGACACCAAAAGAAACCGTGCAAGCCGCAATTGAGCGCATTAAGGTGGAGTTGGATCAACGCCTTGAGCAGCTTAAATCTTTGAATAAGCTGGTCGAAATGCAGCGTCTTGATCAACGAACTCGATACGATTTAGAAATGATGCAGGAGCTAGGCTACTGCAATGGTATCGAAAACTACTCGCGTTACTTATCAGGAAGAGAAGAAGGTTCGCCTCCACCGACTTTATTTGATTATCTACCTGATAACGCACTGCTGGTCATTGATGAGTCCCACGTTACCGTGTCGCAAATTGGAGCCATGTACAAAGGCGATAGGTCACGAAAAGAAAACCTTGTGGAATATGGTTTCCGCTTGCCATCCGCATTAGATAACCGCCCAATGCGCTTTGAAGAATGGGAGCAAATCAAACCGCAGACCATCTTTGTTTCAGCGACACCGGGTAAATACGAAGAAGAGCATCAAGATTGGGTAGTCGAGCAGATTGTTCGTCCGACAGGCTTGATCGATCCGATTCTAGAAGTTCGGCCTGTGGTAACTCAGGTGGACGATTTATTGTCAGAGATAAACTTACGACTACCACTTGGTGAGCGTGTATTGGTGACCACTCTGACAAAACGTATGGCAGAAGATTTAAGCGACTACTTGAGTGATCATGGTATTCGAGTTCGCTATCTCCATTCAGACATTGATACCGTTGAGCGTGTTGAAATCATTCGAGATCTGCGACTTGGCGAGTTTGATGTTCTCGTTGGTATTAACTTACTGCGAGAAGGTTTGGATATTCCTGAAGTGAGTCTTGTTGCTATTCTAGATGCAGACAAAGAAGGCTTCCTACGCTCAGAAAAATCGTTGATCCAGACCATTGGTCGTGCCGCCCGTAACGTAAACGGTAAAGCCATTTTGTATGCCGATCGTATCACTGGTTCTATGGAGCGGGCGATTGGTGAAACGGAACGTCGTCGTGAAAAGCAACAAGCGTATAATGAAGAACATGGCATTACCCCAACGGGTATCACCAAATCCGTGGAAGACATCATGGAAGGGGCGTACAACCCAGGGGCAGGCAAACGCGGTAATAAAACGAAGAAAGTGGCTGAAACCGCCAAAGACTACCAAGTGGAAAGCATGGAAGACGTGGCTCAAGTTCGTAAAGCCATGATCCAATTGCAGAAAGAAATGATGCAAGCCTCAGAAGAGCTAAAATTCGAATTGGCGGCAGGTTATCGAGATCAGATTCGCCAATTACAGAAAAAACTCAAAGAGGTAGGCGAATCTTAA
- the sulP gene encoding sulfate permease, translating into MTKLEKFFPAAAWLKGYSREDMQTDAVASFIATILLIPQSMGYALLAGLPAVTGLYAGIIPAILYSFFGTSRTLAVGPVAVTSMMTATIAMPFALPGSENYAAIAMMLAFLSGVFLILMSLFKMGFLSNLLSHPVISGFISASAILIAVGQFKHLIGVQAHGNNLIELAQSMMLHINDINFPTVILSAISITFLILFKRYLTPILSKLGLKKNTANMLGKSGPVIVVIASTSCVGLFSLDSFGIKIVGDISTNLPTIPFEKFTINMMLDLIPGAVLISIVGFVGSVSVAQSFAAKRKQNINPNQELIGLGLANLSAAFSSSFPVTGGFSRSVVNVSSGAKSPMTGILTGLLMLVTLLFFTPLFYYLPTAVLASSIIISILQLIDYKDFLRLYRFSKQEAFGLSATFFVVLFVGMETGIIVGVSLSLLFFLWHTSHPHIAMVGRLPGTEHFRNVKRFDVETDPEIITIRIDENLFFANARVLEDYVLALVSEHTDIKHLILMCNAVNMIDASALDSLETIDDRLKSAKVMLHFSEIKGPVMDKLTGSSLIENLSGKVFLTQHQAINALTQKKADI; encoded by the coding sequence ATGACTAAATTGGAGAAGTTCTTTCCTGCAGCCGCTTGGCTAAAAGGCTATTCGCGAGAAGATATGCAAACCGATGCAGTAGCCAGTTTTATTGCCACTATTTTATTGATCCCTCAAAGTATGGGTTACGCATTACTCGCAGGACTGCCTGCTGTTACTGGCCTTTACGCGGGCATCATTCCTGCTATTTTATACTCTTTCTTTGGCACTAGCCGAACCTTGGCTGTTGGTCCTGTTGCCGTCACCTCTATGATGACGGCCACCATAGCCATGCCATTTGCTTTACCTGGTAGTGAAAATTATGCTGCTATCGCCATGATGCTGGCATTTTTATCTGGGGTGTTTCTAATATTAATGAGCCTGTTTAAAATGGGTTTTTTATCTAACTTACTCAGTCATCCCGTCATTTCTGGCTTCATTAGCGCTTCCGCCATCTTAATAGCAGTGGGCCAGTTCAAACACTTAATTGGTGTTCAGGCCCATGGCAACAACCTCATAGAGCTCGCACAAAGCATGATGCTGCACATCAATGACATTAACTTCCCGACGGTCATTTTAAGCGCGATATCCATCACATTTTTAATACTATTCAAACGTTATTTAACGCCCATTCTGAGCAAGCTAGGATTAAAGAAAAATACCGCTAACATGCTAGGGAAATCAGGCCCCGTTATTGTTGTCATTGCCTCCACAAGCTGTGTTGGACTATTTTCTCTAGACTCTTTCGGCATAAAAATCGTTGGTGATATAAGTACCAACTTGCCCACTATTCCCTTCGAAAAATTTACTATAAACATGATGCTCGACCTTATACCAGGAGCAGTCCTCATCAGTATTGTCGGTTTTGTTGGATCCGTTTCTGTCGCACAATCGTTTGCCGCAAAACGTAAGCAAAATATTAACCCTAACCAAGAACTCATAGGCTTAGGCTTAGCTAATTTAAGTGCGGCATTCAGTTCATCTTTCCCAGTTACTGGTGGCTTTTCACGATCAGTGGTCAATGTCAGCTCAGGGGCAAAAAGCCCAATGACTGGCATACTCACTGGATTGTTGATGCTGGTGACATTACTCTTTTTCACACCACTTTTTTATTATCTACCAACCGCTGTATTAGCCAGTAGCATCATCATATCGATTTTACAGCTTATTGATTATAAAGACTTCTTGAGGTTATACCGCTTTTCAAAACAAGAGGCATTCGGTCTATCTGCCACCTTTTTTGTCGTGCTGTTTGTTGGTATGGAGACGGGGATAATTGTTGGGGTTTCTTTATCTTTGCTGTTTTTTCTCTGGCATACCAGCCATCCTCATATTGCTATGGTGGGTCGCCTACCAGGAACGGAGCATTTTCGTAATGTGAAACGTTTTGATGTTGAAACAGACCCTGAAATCATCACCATTCGCATCGATGAAAACCTATTCTTTGCTAATGCCAGAGTTCTAGAAGATTATGTACTCGCCTTAGTGTCAGAACACACAGACATCAAACACCTGATTCTTATGTGTAATGCTGTCAATATGATTGATGCTAGCGCATTAGACAGCTTAGAAACCATAGATGATCGATTAAAATCAGCCAAAGTTATGTTGCACTTTTCTGAAATAAAAGGCCCTGTAATGGATAAACTGACAGGCTCTAGCTTAATAGAAAACTTGAGTGGAAAAGTGTTCCTCACGCAACATCAAGCCATTAATGCCCTAACCCAAAAAAAAGCGGATATCTAG
- a CDS encoding helix-hairpin-helix domain-containing protein produces MMNIKRILRVCVSRSLLIASLAFMPFSLFAAIPLDINTATAAQLAAVMSGVGAKKAEAIIAYREANGNFSSIDQLSQVKGIGNVLLERNKDLLQVVNDDLEN; encoded by the coding sequence ATGATGAATATCAAGCGTATTTTACGTGTTTGCGTTTCTCGCTCACTTCTTATCGCCTCTCTGGCTTTTATGCCATTCTCACTTTTTGCTGCCATACCTTTGGATATTAATACCGCTACAGCCGCTCAATTGGCGGCGGTGATGTCCGGTGTTGGGGCGAAAAAAGCAGAAGCCATTATCGCTTATCGAGAGGCCAATGGTAACTTCAGTTCTATTGATCAATTGTCTCAAGTGAAGGGAATTGGGAATGTGCTTTTAGAGCGTAACAAGGATTTGCTACAAGTCGTGAACGACGATTTAGAAAACTAG
- the pyrF gene encoding orotidine-5'-phosphate decarboxylase yields MSCQSPIVVALDYPTMAQSIEMAKRLDPKQCRVKVGKELFTTSGPIILDELHKLGFEVFLDLKFHDIPNTVANAVSVAAKAGVWMVNVHASGGRRMMEASANALQQLPDNNTLLIAVTVLTSMDQSDLVEIGIDATPEQHVKRLAALAKSSGMDGVVCSAQESSMLSADLGEDFVLVTPGIRPVGSDQGDQKRIMTPAQAMAAGSHYLVMGRPITQAADPIAALTKANADLGLIV; encoded by the coding sequence ATGAGCTGCCAATCCCCTATAGTGGTTGCCCTAGATTACCCAACCATGGCGCAATCTATTGAGATGGCGAAACGACTTGACCCTAAGCAGTGTCGAGTGAAAGTCGGTAAAGAGCTATTTACTACATCGGGTCCTATCATATTAGATGAATTGCATAAGTTAGGCTTTGAAGTATTTCTAGATCTTAAATTTCATGATATTCCGAATACTGTGGCTAATGCGGTGAGTGTGGCCGCTAAAGCGGGTGTATGGATGGTAAATGTCCACGCTTCTGGTGGTCGTCGTATGATGGAAGCGTCTGCCAATGCGTTACAGCAATTGCCAGACAATAATACGTTATTGATTGCTGTAACGGTGCTGACCAGCATGGATCAAAGTGATCTTGTGGAGATTGGTATCGATGCAACGCCAGAACAGCATGTTAAGCGTCTTGCAGCCTTGGCCAAATCGTCTGGAATGGATGGTGTCGTTTGCTCCGCTCAAGAGTCCAGCATGTTATCCGCAGATTTAGGAGAAGACTTTGTTTTGGTTACGCCTGGTATTCGTCCTGTAGGTTCTGACCAGGGTGATCAGAAGCGTATCATGACTCCGGCCCAAGCTATGGCAGCAGGCAGTCATTACTTAGTCATGGGACGACCTATTACCCAGGCTGCTGATCCTATTGCTGCACTAACCAAGGCTAATGCTGATTTAGGCTTGATTGTCTAA
- the lapB gene encoding lipopolysaccharide assembly protein LapB, giving the protein MTEIGLFLVLFVALFIGWTMGRKNTTKKSKQSKKSIPTDYFRGLNHLLNDQHSEAIDAFVDSLEVNSDTFDIHLTLGNLFRKKGEIQKAINIHQTLLARPEISQREMRMVQLELASDFMSAGLLDRASRLLLNMASTSKKSEFQPKILALLVDLYEFEQSWDKAIQIGAELIKETPTKKEIKRLAHFHCEMAQDLHKKEQWKQAFQYYKQALEVDPSCVRASIGAADVLNSQGRYRDAIKELKHAAEQDPEFISIIIPKLKECYQKVWGSGGYIKFLQEQNQKKPTTALIMALVQHYMETDKDYAEMFLVEQLRQHPTIKGFKELISLQLADSQGYNQQHLVVLFELIDQLVQAKHKYQCRQCGFPGHQLHWQCPSCKNWGVVKPIHGLEGE; this is encoded by the coding sequence TTGACCGAAATAGGGTTGTTTTTGGTTCTATTTGTCGCGCTCTTTATCGGCTGGACAATGGGGCGTAAAAATACGACCAAAAAAAGTAAGCAGAGCAAAAAAAGCATCCCAACGGATTATTTCCGTGGTCTTAATCATCTACTTAATGATCAACATTCTGAGGCTATCGATGCCTTTGTCGACTCTTTAGAAGTCAATTCCGATACATTTGATATTCACTTAACCTTAGGGAATTTATTTCGTAAGAAAGGTGAAATTCAAAAAGCTATCAATATTCACCAAACTCTCCTTGCTAGACCTGAGATCTCACAACGTGAAATGCGTATGGTGCAATTGGAGTTGGCCAGTGATTTTATGTCGGCGGGATTGTTAGATCGAGCAAGCCGCCTTCTACTCAACATGGCGTCAACGTCGAAAAAAAGCGAGTTTCAGCCGAAGATTTTGGCTTTGTTGGTGGATTTGTATGAGTTTGAACAGAGTTGGGATAAGGCCATTCAAATTGGTGCGGAATTAATTAAAGAAACGCCAACGAAAAAAGAAATTAAACGCTTAGCGCATTTTCATTGTGAAATGGCACAAGACCTTCATAAGAAAGAACAGTGGAAGCAGGCCTTTCAATATTATAAACAAGCATTAGAAGTCGACCCTAGCTGTGTTCGAGCAAGTATTGGTGCCGCGGATGTTTTAAATAGTCAAGGGCGCTACCGTGACGCAATTAAAGAGTTAAAACATGCGGCTGAGCAAGACCCTGAATTTATTTCCATTATCATTCCCAAACTCAAAGAGTGCTATCAGAAGGTTTGGGGAAGTGGTGGTTATATTAAGTTTTTGCAAGAACAAAATCAGAAAAAGCCAACCACAGCGCTGATTATGGCGCTGGTTCAGCATTATATGGAAACGGATAAAGATTATGCTGAAATGTTCTTGGTTGAACAGTTGCGTCAACATCCAACAATCAAAGGGTTTAAAGAACTCATTAGCTTACAACTGGCAGATTCTCAAGGATATAACCAGCAACACTTGGTGGTGCTTTTTGAGCTGATTGATCAGTTAGTGCAAGCAAAACATAAATATCAATGCCGCCAATGTGGTTTTCCGGGTCATCAATTACATTGGCAGTGCCCAAGTTGTAAAAATTGGGGTGTGGTTAAGCCGATTCATGGATTGGAAGGTGAGTAA
- a CDS encoding LapA family protein, whose amino-acid sequence MLKWLKRVIYTVLVVFFLAVGVFFAIRNPQLISLDLVFWSGPELSVALYIILSFTCGALAVLLVSSVAYLRSEREIRVLTRKYEKAREEVDALRKASITKELSVGKE is encoded by the coding sequence ATGCTTAAATGGCTGAAAAGAGTTATTTACACCGTCCTCGTTGTTTTCTTTCTCGCCGTGGGTGTGTTTTTTGCCATCCGAAATCCGCAGCTTATTTCTCTTGATCTTGTTTTCTGGTCCGGCCCTGAATTAAGTGTCGCTTTATACATCATTTTATCTTTTACTTGTGGCGCACTGGCTGTTCTTTTAGTTAGTTCTGTGGCGTATTTGCGTAGTGAGCGTGAAATCAGAGTGCTAACTCGTAAATATGAAAAAGCACGCGAAGAAGTAGATGCCTTACGTAAAGCTTCTATCACTAAAGAGCTTTCTGTTGGGAAGGAGTAA
- the ihfB gene encoding integration host factor subunit beta, translated as MTKSELIELLIDQQSHLPVKDVEQAIKAMLEHMSDSLANGERIEIRGFGSFSLHYRAPRIGRNPKTGESVELSAKYVPHFKPGKELRELVNLPDGNEINELN; from the coding sequence ATGACAAAATCTGAGCTGATAGAGCTGCTAATCGATCAGCAATCCCATTTGCCAGTGAAAGATGTTGAGCAAGCCATCAAAGCAATGCTTGAACATATGTCTGATTCATTAGCTAATGGTGAGCGTATAGAGATTCGAGGCTTTGGTAGTTTTTCTCTGCATTATCGAGCACCTAGGATAGGTCGAAACCCTAAAACAGGGGAATCGGTTGAGTTGAGTGCGAAATACGTGCCTCACTTTAAACCAGGCAAGGAATTGAGAGAATTGGTCAATTTACCTGATGGCAATGAGATCAACGAACTTAACTAA
- the ppa gene encoding inorganic diphosphatase, which yields MSYSKIPAGKDAPNDINVIIEIPAQATPVKYEVDKDMDALVVDRFMTAPMFYPANYGYVNNTLADDGDPVDVLVITPYPVVPGAVIRCRPVGVLNMSDEAGMDAKLVAVPHEKLSKEYGHIQDVNDIPQLLRDQIEHFFENYKTLEKGKWVKVEGWANAEEAKKAIVEGVEAYNAQ from the coding sequence ATGAGCTATAGCAAGATCCCAGCGGGCAAAGATGCTCCAAACGATATCAACGTAATCATCGAAATTCCAGCACAAGCGACTCCAGTAAAATACGAAGTCGATAAAGATATGGACGCACTTGTTGTTGATCGTTTCATGACAGCACCTATGTTTTATCCTGCGAACTACGGCTATGTAAACAATACATTGGCTGACGACGGCGACCCAGTTGACGTATTGGTTATCACGCCATACCCAGTTGTCCCAGGCGCTGTTATTCGCTGCCGTCCTGTTGGCGTACTAAACATGTCTGATGAAGCGGGGATGGACGCTAAATTAGTTGCTGTTCCTCACGAGAAACTAAGCAAAGAATACGGTCATATCCAAGATGTGAACGACATCCCACAATTACTTCGTGATCAAATTGAACACTTCTTCGAAAATTACAAAACCCTTGAAAAAGGTAAATGGGTAAAAGTTGAAGGCTGGGCAAACGCTGAAGAAGCGAAAAAAGCCATCGTTGAAGGCGTAGAAGCATACAACGCTCAATAA
- a CDS encoding IS3 family transposase → NKQYQQQLREKGLTQSMSRKGNCLDNAVAENFFGILKTEMFHNEVFKNADDLIEQIKEYIDYYNNERIKQKLKGLSPIEYRNQTLLAA, encoded by the coding sequence AGAATAAACAATATCAACAACAGCTTAGAGAAAAAGGGTTAACACAGAGCATGTCGCGCAAAGGGAATTGTTTAGATAATGCGGTTGCCGAAAATTTTTTCGGTATACTGAAAACGGAAATGTTCCATAATGAGGTGTTTAAAAATGCCGATGACCTTATTGAGCAAATCAAAGAATACATCGATTACTATAACAACGAACGAATTAAGCAGAAACTAAAAGGCCTGAGTCCGATTGAATATCGAAATCAGACCTTACTAGCTGCTTAG
- the trxB gene encoding thioredoxin-disulfide reductase, producing the protein MSDVKHAKLMILGSGPAGYTAAVYAARANLNPVMITGMQMGGQLTTTTEVDNWPGDDQGVQGPELMERMRKHAERFETEIIFDHVNKVDLKNRPFRLEGDSGVYTCDALIISTGASAQYLGLESETKFMGQGVSACATCDGFFYRNQDVAVIGGGNTAVEEALYLANIAKSVTVIHRRDKFRSEKILADKLMEKAKNGNVKIEWNSELDEVLGDDAGVTGVRIKNTQTGDKQEIAVAGLFVAIGHKPNTDIFQGQLEMKDGYLKVQSGTQGNATQTSVEGVFAAGDVSDHIYRQAITSAGTGCMAALDAERYLDGIANADL; encoded by the coding sequence ATGAGCGATGTAAAACACGCTAAATTAATGATTTTAGGTTCAGGTCCTGCGGGTTACACCGCAGCGGTTTATGCGGCCCGTGCGAACCTTAATCCTGTGATGATTACAGGTATGCAAATGGGTGGTCAATTAACGACGACTACCGAAGTAGATAACTGGCCTGGTGATGATCAAGGTGTGCAGGGTCCAGAGCTGATGGAACGTATGCGCAAGCACGCTGAACGTTTTGAAACAGAGATCATTTTTGATCATGTTAACAAAGTGGATTTGAAAAACCGCCCATTCCGTTTAGAAGGCGACAGTGGTGTATATACTTGTGATGCGTTGATTATCTCTACTGGCGCAAGTGCTCAGTATTTAGGATTGGAAAGTGAAACTAAATTCATGGGACAAGGTGTATCGGCCTGTGCGACTTGTGACGGTTTCTTCTACCGTAACCAAGATGTGGCTGTCATCGGTGGCGGTAATACAGCTGTAGAAGAAGCGCTTTATCTGGCGAATATTGCGAAAAGCGTGACAGTTATTCACCGTCGTGACAAATTCCGTTCAGAAAAAATTCTAGCAGATAAATTGATGGAAAAAGCCAAAAACGGCAATGTAAAAATCGAATGGAATTCTGAGTTAGATGAAGTGTTAGGTGATGATGCGGGTGTAACGGGTGTTCGTATTAAAAATACTCAAACGGGTGATAAGCAAGAAATTGCTGTTGCTGGCTTGTTTGTCGCAATTGGTCATAAGCCAAATACCGATATTTTTCAAGGTCAGCTTGAAATGAAAGATGGTTACCTGAAAGTGCAATCTGGAACGCAGGGTAATGCGACTCAAACCAGTGTTGAAGGTGTTTTCGCCGCCGGTGATGTATCTGATCATATCTATCGTCAAGCTATTACATCAGCGGGCACAGGTTGTATGGCGGCATTGGATGCAGAGCGTTATCTGGATGGCATTGCTAACGCGGATCTTTAA